In the Opitutaceae bacterium genome, one interval contains:
- a CDS encoding iron-sulfur cluster assembly protein, with protein sequence MSSATERILSRDCPAVQIPSGNPIHLEEGARVFLTQTLGGSYTVMCDFGLARIDGRYADALGLEAPTDSGADPAKVPSPEGSPHGPPDEETLWAQLRNVYDPEIPVNIVDLGLVYSLDVKPTDDGYFVQVKMTLTAPGCGMGPAIAADAQSKLMQAPGVDGAAVDLVWEPAWNQGMISEEGRMILGLV encoded by the coding sequence ATGTCCAGCGCGACCGAACGAATTCTTTCGCGGGATTGTCCCGCCGTCCAGATTCCCAGCGGCAATCCGATCCACCTGGAGGAGGGAGCCCGGGTCTTCCTGACGCAAACCCTCGGCGGCAGCTACACCGTGATGTGCGATTTCGGGCTCGCCCGGATCGACGGCCGGTACGCCGACGCCCTCGGCCTGGAGGCTCCCACCGACTCCGGGGCCGATCCGGCGAAGGTCCCCTCTCCCGAAGGCTCGCCCCACGGACCTCCCGATGAGGAGACTCTCTGGGCCCAGCTGCGCAACGTCTATGATCCGGAAATCCCGGTCAACATCGTGGACCTGGGTCTGGTCTATTCGCTGGACGTGAAGCCGACCGACGATGGCTATTTTGTCCAGGTCAAGATGACCCTGACCGCTCCCGGCTGCGGGATGGGTCCGGCCATCGCGGCTGACGCCCAGAGCAAGCTGATGCAGGCACCCGGCGTCGACGGCGCCGCCGTCGACCTGGTCTGGGAACCCGCCTGGAACCAGGGCATGATCAGCGAAGAAGGTCGCATGATACTCGGCCTGGTCTAG
- the sufD gene encoding Fe-S cluster assembly protein SufD: MPSAETLPTPSRPSRTEGEDPVLGAFNRHLESQSDRPDWWIAAKNRAMIEFQNLPMPTRKSEQWRFADLLGLNLDTYDFTPAPAEELRDRIIRSSILVEKRAGRMVFADNHLVDHEPVPSDLAARGVIWEPLEVALHRHPEIIKDYFMTQDPHLGSEKFAALHSAFVSSGCLLYVPKGVTIELPLIARHWSVREGSAVFPHTLVIAEENSRVTLVDAFDSVGADDSHFACGFNHLFAGEGARIDYLVLQNWSRQTLGFQINSMITGRSASVRSLAVNIGGSHYRSENQSLIKGEGSDVQMFSLSVTDREQQVDQRTLQSHLAPHTTSNLLYKNALIDHSRTIFSGLIKVAEDAQKTDAYQSNRNLLISPTAEANSLPGLEIQANDVRCTHGSTTGQLDESELFYMLTRGIRPALARELLVFGFFEEVIAKIENEELAANIRELIQKKFREDMAVQTAG; the protein is encoded by the coding sequence ATGCCTTCCGCCGAAACACTTCCGACTCCTTCCCGGCCCTCCCGCACCGAGGGAGAAGACCCGGTCCTGGGTGCCTTCAACCGTCACCTCGAGTCCCAATCCGATCGCCCCGACTGGTGGATCGCCGCCAAGAATCGGGCGATGATCGAATTCCAGAACCTGCCCATGCCGACCCGCAAGTCCGAGCAGTGGCGATTTGCCGATCTTCTCGGGCTCAATCTCGACACCTACGACTTCACGCCGGCACCGGCTGAGGAACTGCGGGACAGGATCATCCGGAGTTCCATCCTGGTCGAGAAACGTGCCGGACGAATGGTCTTTGCCGACAACCACCTGGTCGACCACGAACCCGTTCCGTCCGACCTGGCGGCCAGGGGAGTCATCTGGGAACCGCTCGAGGTCGCCCTCCACCGACACCCGGAGATCATCAAGGACTACTTCATGACCCAGGATCCGCACCTCGGATCCGAGAAGTTCGCCGCCCTCCATTCCGCCTTTGTCAGCTCCGGCTGCCTCCTTTACGTGCCCAAGGGGGTCACGATCGAACTCCCGCTGATCGCCCGTCACTGGTCGGTCCGCGAGGGATCCGCCGTCTTCCCGCACACCCTGGTCATTGCCGAGGAGAATTCCCGCGTCACCCTGGTCGACGCCTTCGACTCGGTCGGCGCCGACGACAGCCACTTCGCCTGCGGCTTCAATCACCTCTTCGCCGGCGAAGGCGCCCGGATCGACTACCTTGTTCTTCAGAACTGGAGCCGCCAGACCCTCGGTTTCCAGATCAACAGCATGATCACCGGGCGGTCAGCCTCCGTCCGGTCCCTTGCCGTCAATATCGGCGGTTCGCACTATCGATCGGAAAACCAGAGCCTGATCAAGGGCGAAGGCAGTGACGTTCAGATGTTCTCCCTCAGCGTGACCGACCGCGAGCAACAGGTCGACCAGCGGACCCTGCAGTCGCATCTCGCCCCGCACACCACCTCGAATCTTCTCTACAAGAACGCCCTCATCGATCACTCCCGGACCATTTTCTCAGGATTGATCAAGGTCGCGGAAGACGCCCAGAAGACCGACGCCTACCAGTCGAACCGCAATCTCCTGATCAGCCCGACCGCCGAGGCGAACTCCCTCCCGGGCCTCGAGATCCAGGCCAACGATGTCCGTTGTACCCATGGTTCAACAACCGGACAGCTCGACGAGAGCGAGCTCTTCTACATGCTGACCCGGGGGATCCGTCCCGCTCTGGCCCGGGAGCTTCTTGTCTTCGGCTTCTTCGAGGAGGTCATTGCCAAGATTGAAAACGAGGAGCTCGCCGCCAATATCCGCGAACTCATCCAGAAGAAATTCCGGGAAGACATGGCGGTCCAGACCGCCGGCTGA
- the crcB gene encoding fluoride efflux transporter CrcB, with product MRLALWIGLGSGLGGMLRYLISGWIASRVGQTFPWGTITVNVVGSFLIGLLAALSDSQRWIGSPEMRQFLMLGFLGGFTTFSSFSLQTLRLVQDGEWWPAAGNVVGTTALCLLFVLIGYKVGQ from the coding sequence ATGAGACTCGCGTTGTGGATCGGATTGGGAAGCGGCCTGGGGGGGATGCTGCGCTATCTGATCTCCGGATGGATTGCCTCCCGCGTGGGGCAGACCTTCCCTTGGGGCACCATCACAGTCAACGTGGTCGGCTCGTTCCTGATTGGACTCCTGGCGGCCCTTTCGGATTCACAACGGTGGATCGGGAGCCCGGAGATGCGCCAGTTCCTCATGCTGGGGTTTTTGGGAGGATTCACCACCTTTTCGTCGTTCAGCCTGCAGACTCTCCGGCTTGTTCAGGATGGCGAGTGGTGGCCGGCGGCGGGGAATGTCGTCGGGACGACGGCGCTCTGCTTGCTCTTCGTCCTGATCGGCTATAAGGTGGGGCAGTAG
- a CDS encoding iron-sulfur cluster assembly accessory protein, with the protein MSALIELPEGVRLGDSRLIRLTDAAVHKVAALRAREENGEYLRVGISGGGCNGLSYKMRFVDSPRQGDIAVGFEGVTVLVDSKSALYLKGTVLDYSDALVAGGFKFSNPNAKASCSCGESFSL; encoded by the coding sequence ATGTCTGCGCTGATCGAGTTGCCGGAAGGTGTCCGGCTTGGTGATTCCCGTCTGATCCGGTTGACGGACGCCGCTGTCCACAAAGTGGCGGCTCTGCGGGCGCGTGAGGAAAACGGAGAGTACCTAAGGGTCGGCATCAGTGGTGGAGGTTGTAACGGATTGTCCTACAAAATGCGGTTTGTCGACAGTCCCCGCCAAGGCGATATCGCGGTTGGTTTTGAAGGAGTCACGGTCCTGGTTGACTCCAAGAGTGCCCTTTACCTCAAGGGAACGGTTCTCGACTATTCCGATGCCCTGGTGGCCGGCGGATTCAAGTTTTCCAACCCGAATGCAAAAGCCAGTTGTTCGTGTGGGGAGAGTTTCAGCCTTTGA
- a CDS encoding DUF190 domain-containing protein: MELRDRAKRLRILIGESDQLHGRPFYEAIVLKARELGLAGATVTRGMMGFGASSHLHTAKILRLSSDQPVVIEINDTEERMERILPFIEENLSGGLATIEDVQVIHYHGRVP, translated from the coding sequence ATGGAACTCAGGGACCGGGCCAAACGATTGCGCATCCTGATCGGCGAGAGCGACCAGCTCCACGGGCGGCCTTTTTATGAAGCGATCGTCCTGAAAGCCCGCGAACTGGGACTGGCCGGTGCGACGGTCACCCGGGGAATGATGGGATTCGGAGCGAGCAGCCACCTTCACACGGCCAAGATTCTCAGGCTGTCCAGCGATCAGCCGGTGGTGATTGAGATCAACGACACGGAGGAGCGGATGGAACGCATCCTCCCCTTCATTGAAGAAAACCTGAGTGGTGGGCTCGCCACGATCGAAGATGTGCAGGTGATCCATTATCACGGTCGGGTGCCCTGA
- a CDS encoding metallopeptidase family protein — MNPKLRQRIEGLARRETAAVLRRLPGALRGPASALPVSYESRPSSALAEELGGDDLLGLFVGMPYGMSEVSDPLPAQILLFLENIWDYAGEDESVYCEEVALTFLHELGHYLGLDEEDVEERGL; from the coding sequence ATGAATCCGAAACTCCGGCAACGGATCGAGGGTCTGGCCCGGCGGGAGACGGCGGCGGTCCTGCGGCGCCTTCCCGGCGCTTTGCGCGGTCCGGCTTCGGCCCTGCCCGTCAGCTATGAGTCGCGCCCGTCGAGCGCGTTGGCGGAGGAGTTGGGTGGCGACGATCTGCTCGGACTCTTTGTCGGGATGCCCTACGGAATGTCCGAGGTGAGCGATCCGCTTCCCGCCCAGATACTGCTTTTTCTCGAGAATATCTGGGATTACGCAGGCGAAGATGAGTCTGTCTACTGCGAGGAGGTGGCCCTGACCTTTCTCCATGAACTGGGCCACTACCTCGGCCTGGATGAAGAAGATGTGGAAGAACGCGGACTCTAG
- a CDS encoding DUF1573 domain-containing protein — protein sequence MGPLRLWILTLAVSALGSLSASALEWATTRISVEAAPEQESFEGVFAFTNTGDKTVTIDSVRSSCGCTVPALTKHEYAPGESGEIKAVFTFGTRTGPQRKTIAVMTDEQGAERVDLVLEVSIPSLIEVNPFFVFWRKGDSPIEAKTIEVRVSDPTLIAPVSVESPSESFATELRPTDDPAVFQLAITPLSTETAGNTHFLIKTNYPPNNPRVIRVYAGIR from the coding sequence ATGGGACCCTTACGCCTCTGGATATTAACGCTGGCCGTTTCAGCACTCGGATCGCTCAGCGCGTCCGCCCTTGAATGGGCCACGACCCGGATTTCGGTTGAAGCTGCTCCCGAGCAGGAATCGTTCGAGGGAGTCTTCGCTTTCACCAACACAGGTGACAAGACCGTGACCATCGACTCGGTCCGGTCGAGTTGCGGCTGCACCGTTCCCGCATTGACCAAGCACGAGTACGCGCCGGGCGAGAGCGGCGAAATCAAGGCCGTCTTCACCTTCGGAACCAGGACCGGGCCCCAGCGAAAGACGATCGCCGTGATGACCGACGAGCAGGGAGCGGAGCGCGTCGATCTGGTGCTTGAGGTCTCGATTCCATCCCTGATCGAGGTCAATCCCTTCTTCGTCTTCTGGCGAAAAGGCGACTCCCCGATCGAGGCCAAGACAATCGAGGTGAGGGTTTCCGATCCCACCCTGATCGCCCCGGTTTCCGTGGAATCTCCCTCCGAGTCCTTTGCCACCGAGTTGCGACCCACGGACGACCCCGCCGTCTTCCAATTGGCCATCACCCCCCTCTCCACCGAGACGGCCGGGAATACCCATTTCCTGATCAAGACGAATTACCCGCCGAACAACCCGCGGGTCATCCGCGTCTACGCCGGAATTCGCTGA
- the infC gene encoding translation initiation factor IF-3: MARSPSGRGSYFRNRNRDPFFNIRRNQRIRASEVRVIGPDGGQLGLMSSAEAYQLAQRAGLDLVEVAAQARPPVCRIMDFGKYVYEQQKKSKESKSTGSKVKEVKFRVRIEQHDFLTKLRHAEEFLDKGNKVKLTLFFRGREMAHQDLGYDTIRRAIKDLAHIGSADNEPRLMGRNIIVMMSPLPVNKRKLIYNVSDKGERLPPPPPDVDDEDSSDEDSSADGNS, translated from the coding sequence ATGGCTAGATCACCCTCGGGCCGAGGCTCGTATTTTCGCAACAGAAACCGCGATCCGTTTTTCAATATCCGGCGCAATCAGCGGATTCGGGCATCCGAGGTCCGGGTCATCGGACCGGATGGAGGCCAGCTCGGCCTGATGTCGTCGGCCGAGGCCTACCAACTGGCGCAGCGTGCGGGTCTCGACCTGGTCGAGGTGGCCGCGCAGGCCCGGCCGCCGGTCTGCCGGATCATGGACTTCGGCAAGTATGTCTACGAGCAGCAGAAGAAGTCGAAGGAAAGCAAGTCGACCGGCTCGAAGGTCAAGGAGGTCAAGTTCCGGGTCCGGATCGAGCAGCACGACTTTCTGACCAAGCTCCGCCATGCCGAGGAGTTCCTCGACAAGGGCAACAAGGTCAAATTGACCCTCTTCTTCCGTGGGCGGGAAATGGCGCATCAGGATCTTGGATACGACACGATCCGCCGTGCGATCAAGGACCTGGCCCATATCGGATCGGCGGACAACGAGCCGCGTCTGATGGGGCGGAACATCATTGTGATGATGTCCCCCCTGCCGGTGAACAAGCGGAAGCTGATCTATAATGTCTCGGACAAGGGCGAGAGACTGCCGCCACCCCCTCCGGACGTCGATGACGAGGACTCCTCGGATGAGGATTCCTCTGCCGACGGGAATTCCTGA
- the sufB gene encoding Fe-S cluster assembly protein SufB: MTTATPTPAINIDRDKGNFVYPENYAFDAGVGLNEKVVNYIADVKGEDDWIRQFRLKALKVFESKPLPTNWATKDLETIDFDKIRYYLASGQKPKRTWDEVPADIKETFERLGIPENERKFLAGVEAQFDSEAAYSNIKEAVGKQGVIFMGSTEALMEHPEIFRKWFGKVIPTGDNKYSALNSAVFSGGSFIYVPPGVKVSHPLQAYFRINAENFGQFERTLIIADEGAEVTYMEGCTAPKFNTATLHSAVVELVALKGAKIEYITVQNWSSNVFNLVTKRAIAEEDATVKWIDCNIGSRLTMKYPGVVLKGRRARGEVLSIALANDGQHQDTGAKMIHLADDTTSNIISKSISVGEGRSTYRGMVHIPKHLTGCRNNTECDALLINNNSRTDTYPAITVRGNRNSVQHEASVSKVSEEQIFYMQQRGLTEAEAMSLSVNGFVNDLTRQFPMEYSVELKRLIDLEMEGSVG, from the coding sequence ATGACCACCGCGACACCCACGCCCGCCATCAACATCGATCGGGACAAGGGCAATTTCGTCTATCCGGAGAATTACGCCTTCGATGCCGGCGTCGGCCTGAACGAAAAGGTCGTCAACTACATCGCCGACGTCAAAGGGGAGGACGACTGGATCCGTCAGTTCCGCCTCAAGGCGCTCAAGGTCTTCGAGAGCAAACCCCTCCCGACCAACTGGGCGACCAAGGATCTCGAAACCATCGATTTCGACAAGATCCGCTACTACCTCGCGTCCGGCCAGAAGCCGAAACGGACCTGGGACGAGGTTCCCGCGGACATCAAGGAAACCTTCGAGCGGCTCGGCATCCCGGAGAACGAGCGCAAATTCCTCGCCGGGGTTGAAGCCCAATTCGACAGCGAAGCCGCCTACTCCAACATCAAGGAAGCCGTCGGCAAGCAGGGGGTCATCTTCATGGGCAGCACCGAGGCCCTGATGGAACACCCGGAAATCTTCCGCAAATGGTTCGGCAAGGTCATTCCGACCGGCGACAACAAGTACTCCGCCCTGAATTCCGCCGTCTTCTCCGGAGGTTCCTTCATCTACGTGCCTCCCGGAGTCAAGGTCAGCCACCCTCTCCAGGCCTACTTCCGCATCAACGCAGAGAACTTCGGCCAATTCGAACGCACCCTGATCATCGCCGACGAGGGTGCGGAGGTCACCTATATGGAGGGGTGCACCGCCCCGAAATTCAATACCGCCACCCTCCACAGCGCGGTGGTTGAACTGGTCGCCCTGAAAGGCGCCAAGATCGAATACATCACCGTTCAGAACTGGTCATCCAACGTCTTCAACCTGGTGACCAAGCGGGCCATCGCGGAGGAGGATGCCACCGTCAAGTGGATCGACTGCAACATCGGCTCGCGCCTGACCATGAAATACCCGGGGGTGGTCCTGAAGGGCCGGCGCGCGCGCGGGGAGGTCCTCTCCATCGCCCTGGCCAATGACGGACAGCACCAGGATACCGGGGCCAAGATGATCCACCTGGCGGACGACACCACCAGCAATATCATTTCCAAGTCGATCTCGGTCGGCGAAGGGCGTTCGACCTACCGCGGCATGGTCCATATCCCCAAGCACCTGACCGGATGCAGGAACAACACCGAGTGCGACGCCCTTCTCATCAACAACAATTCCCGGACCGACACCTATCCCGCGATCACCGTCCGCGGAAACCGGAATTCCGTCCAGCATGAAGCCTCTGTCTCCAAAGTCAGCGAAGAGCAGATCTTCTACATGCAGCAGCGTGGACTGACCGAGGCCGAAGCGATGTCGCTCAGTGTCAATGGATTCGTCAACGACCTGACCCGTCAGTTCCCGATGGAATACAGCGTCGAGCTCAAGCGCCTGATCGACCTGGAGATGGAAGGTTCCGTCGGCTGA
- a CDS encoding DUF190 domain-containing protein, which produces MELPEQAKRLRIVVGEHDHHGPIPLYEWIVVKAREFGLAGATVTKGVMGYGGSGRLHRNEIYRVSTDDPVVIEITDTEEKIRRMLPLIEESVQGGLATIEDVLIVHHSSPTPELETAH; this is translated from the coding sequence ATGGAGTTACCCGAACAGGCGAAGCGTCTCCGGATTGTGGTCGGCGAACATGATCATCATGGACCGATCCCGCTTTATGAGTGGATCGTAGTCAAGGCGCGGGAGTTTGGCTTGGCCGGTGCCACCGTGACCAAAGGGGTCATGGGCTACGGAGGTAGCGGTCGGCTTCACCGCAACGAGATCTACCGGGTGTCAACGGACGATCCGGTGGTGATTGAGATCACGGATACGGAGGAGAAGATCCGGCGGATGTTGCCCCTGATCGAAGAGTCGGTTCAGGGAGGATTGGCCACGATTGAGGATGTATTGATCGTCCACCACAGCTCCCCGACACCGGAACTCGAGACGGCGCACTGA
- a CDS encoding N-acetylmuramoyl-L-alanine amidase, with protein MGFVRCLQWGLGLILTGLGGCTTARQAMPLPPAAPPPAQVGNEAGQRIRSDAVAARMGLTESWVIAESRLAMNGPAGSLEAEVGRRECIINGLRVFLGEPPLAEGGHLTFARSDVERQLLPILGGGGIEVPGPIRTIAVDAGHGGTDSGTKNAALGLQEKDLTLDVARRLEAALRHRGFAVIMTRTDDSYVPLKERPQRANGADLFLSIHFNATGNAAVSGTETYVLSKAGQASTGSELPYDGDEPAQPGNRWDGANAAFGFEVQRRLVRAFGTVDRGLKQARFVVLRDLSCPGILVESAFLTHPGEASRVSSPEFRAELAQMLAESVVAQAARLNPERS; from the coding sequence ATGGGTTTCGTACGATGCCTTCAATGGGGGCTCGGATTGATTCTGACTGGACTGGGCGGCTGCACCACCGCGAGGCAGGCGATGCCCCTGCCTCCGGCTGCGCCGCCGCCGGCTCAGGTCGGGAACGAGGCAGGGCAGCGGATCCGCAGCGACGCCGTGGCCGCCCGAATGGGCCTGACCGAGAGCTGGGTTATTGCGGAGTCCCGGCTGGCGATGAACGGACCGGCGGGTTCCCTGGAGGCGGAGGTCGGACGCCGTGAATGCATCATCAATGGGCTCAGGGTTTTTCTGGGCGAGCCGCCACTTGCGGAAGGCGGCCATCTGACCTTCGCCCGCAGTGATGTCGAGCGTCAGCTTCTGCCGATCCTCGGAGGAGGCGGAATCGAAGTTCCGGGACCGATCCGCACGATAGCGGTGGACGCCGGGCACGGCGGGACGGACAGTGGAACGAAGAATGCCGCGCTCGGCCTGCAGGAAAAAGACCTGACTCTCGATGTCGCCCGCCGGTTGGAAGCGGCCCTGCGTCACCGGGGTTTTGCCGTGATCATGACACGGACCGATGACTCCTATGTGCCCCTGAAGGAGAGGCCGCAACGGGCGAACGGGGCGGATCTCTTCCTCAGTATCCATTTCAACGCGACCGGCAACGCCGCCGTGTCGGGAACCGAAACCTACGTTCTCTCGAAGGCGGGCCAGGCCTCCACCGGGAGCGAATTGCCCTACGACGGTGACGAGCCGGCCCAGCCGGGCAATCGCTGGGATGGGGCGAACGCCGCCTTCGGGTTTGAAGTACAGCGCCGGTTGGTTCGGGCGTTCGGGACGGTTGATCGCGGGCTCAAGCAGGCTCGATTCGTTGTGCTCCGCGACCTGTCCTGCCCGGGAATACTGGTCGAGTCGGCCTTTCTCACCCATCCTGGGGAAGCCTCCCGGGTTTCCTCCCCGGAATTCCGGGCGGAGCTGGCCCAGATGCTGGCTGAGTCGGTCGTCGCCCAGGCCGCGCGATTGAACCCGGAGCGTTCATGA
- a CDS encoding TIGR03790 family protein, with product MVHSISLAILLAGLTSAGWAADAPDAENVVVLANSLDGESIALARYYAEKRGIPEANLIAVPLPAESTISWTQFVAELFNPLRERLMEEGWIGADDPGGFDQAGRGLIELKGHRIAYLVTCRGVPLRIDNDPELLKAEGADLPPRYLTNRAAVDSELSLLTRSSPPTTGVITNPLYRQKEPTASRMASVIRVARLDGPDPASVRRMIDSALAGEAHGLIGRTYIDMGGPHRQGDLWMASIADRIDALGFDLDRETTKEVMGLTDRMDAACLYFGWHNSRVTGPFLNRGFSFAPGAVAVHIYSFSAGSLRHGWVSSLVRSGVAVTVGNVYEPYLQLTHNLGLFFEKLESGGTAGEAAWYALPGQSWQAILVGDPLYRPFLRRFDDQWAKRDAATVGAQYLVLRQANLLEKDGNRREADRLLDGAASERGTLGLALAYRRVLEREDSPDDSRIEDLVVSASGELRPDEWGLGLEILDWLNRNGRRLEAITVGENLRRATVDQDGWQQVLDERLGPVGVE from the coding sequence GTGGTCCATTCGATTTCCCTTGCCATTCTCCTCGCCGGGCTCACATCGGCGGGATGGGCGGCGGATGCTCCCGATGCGGAGAATGTCGTGGTTCTCGCGAACAGTCTGGATGGGGAATCGATCGCTTTGGCCCGTTATTATGCGGAAAAGAGGGGTATCCCTGAGGCGAATCTGATTGCGGTGCCCCTGCCGGCAGAATCGACGATCAGCTGGACACAATTCGTCGCAGAGCTCTTCAATCCACTGCGGGAGCGACTGATGGAGGAAGGCTGGATCGGTGCCGATGATCCCGGTGGTTTCGACCAGGCCGGCCGGGGCCTGATTGAACTGAAGGGGCACCGGATCGCCTATCTGGTGACCTGTCGCGGTGTCCCGCTCCGGATTGACAACGATCCGGAACTGCTCAAGGCGGAGGGGGCGGATCTGCCGCCCCGCTACCTGACCAACCGGGCCGCGGTCGATTCCGAGTTGTCGCTCCTCACCCGGTCATCTCCGCCGACCACCGGGGTGATCACCAATCCGCTCTACCGGCAGAAAGAGCCAACAGCCTCGCGAATGGCATCCGTCATCCGGGTGGCGCGGCTGGATGGTCCGGACCCGGCCTCAGTCCGGCGGATGATCGACAGTGCACTTGCCGGCGAGGCACATGGATTGATCGGCCGGACCTACATCGACATGGGGGGACCCCACAGGCAAGGGGATCTCTGGATGGCTTCGATCGCGGACCGGATCGACGCACTGGGATTCGACCTCGACCGGGAAACCACGAAAGAGGTGATGGGGCTGACCGACCGGATGGATGCGGCCTGTCTCTATTTCGGATGGCACAACAGCAGGGTGACCGGTCCCTTTCTCAATCGGGGGTTTTCCTTCGCTCCGGGTGCGGTGGCGGTCCATATCTACAGCTTTTCCGCAGGCAGCTTGAGGCATGGGTGGGTTTCATCGCTGGTCCGCTCAGGGGTGGCCGTTACGGTCGGCAATGTCTATGAACCTTACCTGCAGTTGACCCACAACCTGGGGCTCTTTTTCGAAAAACTTGAATCGGGCGGAACCGCCGGGGAAGCGGCGTGGTATGCTCTCCCGGGGCAGAGCTGGCAGGCCATTCTGGTGGGCGATCCGCTCTACCGACCATTTCTCCGGCGTTTTGACGACCAGTGGGCAAAGAGGGATGCCGCCACAGTGGGGGCCCAGTATCTTGTGTTGCGGCAGGCGAATCTTCTGGAGAAGGACGGAAACAGACGGGAGGCGGATCGTTTGCTCGATGGGGCCGCATCGGAAAGGGGAACGCTCGGTCTGGCCCTGGCCTACCGGCGGGTCCTGGAAAGGGAGGATTCCCCGGATGACTCCCGAATTGAGGATCTGGTCGTCTCAGCCTCAGGTGAGCTTCGCCCGGATGAGTGGGGACTGGGACTCGAGATCCTGGATTGGCTGAATCGCAACGGTCGGCGACTTGAGGCCATCACGGTCGGGGAGAACCTCCGCCGGGCGACGGTGGATCAGGACGGTTGGCAACAGGTGCTTGACGAGCGATTGGGGCCCGTCGGCGTAGAATGA
- a CDS encoding ATP-dependent Clp protease proteolytic subunit, protein MHFTNLKSPAMTATAPRFDEDDDSPAKTPGAFSVSAMVQRKFLEQRKVFIWGEVNTESAQDLVEKFLYLEAVDPGKPITFYIDTPGGSITDGMAIYDTIKLISSPVTAVVTGMAASMGSILLCASPKGSRLVFPHSRVLIHQPLISGRMVAPAVDINIQALEMERLRQELNRILSEASGQSLEKIIKDTDRDFYLTAQEAIDYGLADRIVEKL, encoded by the coding sequence GTGCATTTCACCAATCTCAAGTCACCCGCCATGACGGCAACCGCTCCCAGATTTGACGAAGACGACGATTCCCCGGCGAAGACGCCCGGCGCTTTCAGCGTTTCCGCAATGGTCCAGAGGAAGTTTCTCGAACAGCGGAAAGTCTTCATCTGGGGCGAAGTCAACACCGAGTCCGCCCAGGATCTTGTCGAAAAGTTCCTCTACCTGGAAGCCGTCGATCCCGGCAAACCGATCACGTTCTACATTGATACGCCGGGTGGTTCCATCACCGACGGCATGGCCATCTACGATACCATCAAGCTGATCAGTTCCCCGGTCACCGCCGTCGTCACCGGAATGGCCGCCAGTATGGGCTCGATCCTTCTCTGCGCGTCTCCCAAGGGCAGTCGTCTTGTTTTCCCCCACTCCCGGGTTCTCATCCATCAGCCCCTGATCAGCGGCCGCATGGTTGCCCCGGCGGTCGACATCAACATCCAGGCACTCGAGATGGAGCGGCTGCGTCAGGAACTCAACCGCATCCTGTCCGAAGCGTCCGGGCAGTCCCTCGAGAAGATCATCAAGGATACCGACCGCGATTTCTACCTGACCGCGCAGGAAGCGATCGACTACGGACTGGCAGACAGGATTGTTGAGAAGCTTTAG